Proteins encoded in a region of the Sphingomonas sp. OV641 genome:
- a CDS encoding AAA family ATPase, translating to MEVRHEADEYEARLADVISVVRDTIRRRWKVLAAVAAAVFLVGVLAVSFMTPKYTSTAKVRLDPSRNPLANNAQATRAELTPEAIETEVTAIRSLDLARSIVRAYGLSGDPEFTKEIEGNIGNIGTTETRENALAAAVLSHLQVDREKLTYVLNVRFTSVDSLKAAKLANAFADGYIESRTTNKVGTAERQSEWFQQRLEELGKQASEAEARAADYRARAGIVESSVANSTVGTINDQQVAPLASSLATAESDAAAARSNLAAARSQVARGGLDAVSEVLGSAVIADLRRQRAEVLRSRGEVEARYGERHPESIRVRDQLAALDAQIQAEARRVVGALQATASAAEARADSLRGSLTQLERERERSARDSVTAASLEREAAAKRALYDKMSQMSLESAQAARLSIAQAEVIDRAEPQPRPTSPNKPLLYALSLLVALAAGAGTIAVMEMTSGGFRSVEEVQDQLGIPVLAVVPKVSKGQNPADLMLERPTSMFAESYRIARAAVLGVKGTRSPKVIAITSSLPAEGKTTSAVAFARTLATAGAKTLLVECDIRRAAVRQIVRTPVPAVGLVEVLHGEASVDEAIHPGDVPNLDQILVLSPYFSAENLFGEGRMEQLLAALRERYDQIVLDLPPLMGLADGRFLAVLADATTLVIKWNSTPVAAAVSSLNWLRSDGSNPVGALYTQVDPSAQAVGGLYYYSKQYSDYYQAN from the coding sequence ATGGAAGTCAGACACGAAGCCGACGAATATGAGGCGCGCCTGGCAGACGTCATCAGCGTCGTGCGCGACACGATCCGCCGGCGCTGGAAGGTTCTGGCGGCGGTAGCGGCCGCCGTGTTCCTGGTGGGCGTGCTCGCCGTGTCCTTCATGACGCCGAAATATACGTCCACGGCCAAGGTGCGGCTGGATCCGTCACGCAACCCCCTTGCCAATAACGCGCAGGCGACCCGCGCCGAACTGACGCCGGAGGCGATCGAAACGGAGGTGACGGCGATCCGCTCGCTCGATCTCGCCCGCTCGATCGTCCGCGCCTACGGGCTGTCAGGGGATCCGGAGTTCACCAAGGAGATTGAGGGGAACATCGGTAACATCGGCACCACGGAAACGCGCGAGAACGCGCTGGCCGCGGCCGTTCTGTCGCATCTCCAGGTCGATCGCGAGAAGCTGACCTACGTTCTGAACGTGCGCTTCACGTCCGTCGATTCGCTGAAGGCAGCGAAGCTCGCGAACGCTTTCGCGGACGGCTATATCGAGAGCCGCACCACCAACAAGGTGGGCACTGCCGAGCGCCAGAGCGAATGGTTCCAGCAGCGGCTTGAGGAATTGGGTAAGCAGGCAAGCGAAGCCGAAGCACGCGCCGCGGACTATCGCGCGCGCGCCGGCATCGTGGAAAGCAGCGTTGCGAACAGCACTGTCGGCACGATCAACGATCAGCAGGTGGCGCCGCTTGCCAGCAGCCTCGCCACAGCCGAGTCGGATGCGGCTGCGGCGCGATCGAACCTTGCGGCCGCCCGCTCGCAGGTCGCCCGTGGCGGGCTGGACGCCGTTTCCGAAGTTCTGGGATCGGCTGTCATTGCCGACCTGCGTCGTCAGCGGGCAGAGGTGTTGCGCAGCCGCGGCGAGGTGGAGGCGCGCTATGGCGAGCGTCACCCGGAGAGCATCCGCGTTCGCGATCAGCTCGCCGCGCTCGATGCCCAGATCCAGGCGGAGGCGCGACGCGTCGTCGGCGCGCTGCAGGCGACGGCGTCTGCCGCGGAAGCGCGCGCAGACAGTCTGCGCGGATCGCTGACGCAGCTGGAGCGTGAGCGTGAGCGCAGCGCGCGCGATTCGGTAACGGCCGCAAGCCTGGAGCGAGAAGCGGCGGCCAAGCGGGCGCTGTACGACAAGATGTCGCAGATGTCGCTGGAGAGTGCACAGGCCGCTCGTCTGTCCATCGCCCAGGCCGAGGTGATCGACCGGGCCGAGCCGCAGCCCCGGCCGACCTCGCCGAACAAGCCGCTGCTCTACGCCCTGTCGCTTCTCGTGGCGCTGGCGGCGGGCGCGGGCACCATTGCGGTGATGGAGATGACCAGCGGCGGCTTCCGCTCGGTGGAGGAGGTGCAGGACCAACTCGGCATTCCGGTGCTTGCCGTGGTGCCCAAGGTGTCCAAGGGCCAGAACCCGGCCGATCTGATGCTGGAGCGGCCGACGTCCATGTTCGCCGAATCCTATCGCATTGCTCGGGCGGCGGTGTTGGGGGTGAAGGGAACCCGTTCCCCGAAGGTGATCGCAATCACCTCATCCCTCCCAGCAGAGGGCAAGACGACGTCCGCCGTAGCCTTCGCCCGGACGTTGGCGACCGCTGGCGCCAAGACGCTGCTGGTGGAATGCGACATCCGCCGTGCTGCCGTGCGCCAGATCGTGCGCACGCCGGTGCCCGCCGTTGGCCTTGTTGAAGTGCTGCATGGCGAGGCAAGCGTCGACGAAGCGATCCATCCCGGTGATGTGCCGAACCTTGATCAGATCCTCGTGCTGAGCCCGTATTTCTCGGCCGAGAACCTCTTCGGAGAGGGCCGTATGGAGCAGCTTCTGGCCGCGTTGCGGGAACGGTACGACCAGATCGTGCTCGACCTCCCGCCGCTGATGGGTCTGGCGGACGGACGTTTTCTTGCGGTGCTTGCCGATGCCACCACGCTGGTGATCAAGTGGAACAGCACCCCTGTGGCAGCGGCGGTTTCATCGCTGAACTGGCTGCGTAGCGACGGGAGCAATCCGGTCGGCGCGCTCTACACGCAGGTCGATCCGTCGGCCCAGGCGGTGGGCGGGCTATATTACTACTCCAAGCAATATTCTGATTACTATCAGGCGAACTGA
- a CDS encoding outer membrane beta-barrel protein, with the protein MARQRPALALAAFAVAGAPAVAHAQDGLIIQSAIPQGFDRDRNVSVEARPRPSYTPTGVHVGGLMFFPRLETSAGVTSNAYLTQQNEVEAPYASLEPSLRVASIWSRHSLQLNGSALLRNYVGESRRNERQWNLGARSEVELGRAFTITAEANASQSFENQFSGEVASNVAALSRFRRDFLSVRGEYTSGRVRSFVVADYSDFRFAPVRLTDGALRDQENRNRNVSRITGQFEYARTPSVSLFAQVGYIGTAFDGDIASAGTLDSNAVRAIGGLNIDLAGRMRGTVSLGYSIRDYRTSGIDSVNGPVAEARVELFPSERLTITTGARRTVEDSTFGNLTPRPFWDNRITLGGDYELLNNLILSAEGQYALQTYINEDRKNSTYRLATRARYLISRRMTLEGALSYSKRDARGVQAGNDAGEGRLEAGLTYHM; encoded by the coding sequence GTGGCGCGTCAGCGTCCCGCGCTTGCGCTGGCGGCCTTTGCGGTTGCCGGCGCACCCGCCGTTGCGCACGCGCAGGATGGTCTGATCATCCAGTCTGCCATTCCCCAAGGCTTTGATCGCGACCGCAACGTCAGCGTGGAGGCACGGCCTCGCCCTTCCTATACGCCCACCGGGGTCCATGTCGGCGGGCTGATGTTCTTTCCGCGCCTGGAAACCAGCGCGGGCGTGACCAGCAATGCCTATCTGACGCAGCAGAATGAAGTGGAGGCGCCTTACGCCTCGCTCGAGCCATCGCTGCGAGTCGCGTCGATCTGGTCCCGCCACTCGCTGCAACTCAATGGCTCGGCGCTCCTCCGCAATTATGTCGGCGAGAGCAGGCGCAATGAGCGGCAATGGAATCTCGGCGCACGTAGCGAAGTGGAACTGGGCCGCGCCTTCACCATCACTGCCGAGGCGAACGCGTCGCAGAGCTTCGAGAACCAGTTTTCAGGCGAAGTCGCCTCGAACGTAGCGGCGCTTTCACGCTTCCGCCGCGACTTTCTGTCAGTGCGCGGCGAATATACGAGCGGCCGGGTGCGCAGCTTCGTGGTGGCGGATTACTCGGATTTCCGCTTCGCCCCCGTCCGGCTCACCGACGGCGCACTGCGAGACCAGGAGAACCGTAACCGCAACGTCAGCCGGATCACCGGGCAGTTCGAATATGCCCGTACGCCCAGCGTCTCCCTGTTCGCGCAGGTCGGCTATATTGGCACGGCGTTCGACGGCGACATCGCGAGCGCCGGTACGCTGGACTCGAACGCGGTGCGCGCGATCGGCGGCCTCAACATCGACCTTGCGGGACGCATGCGCGGGACGGTCAGCCTGGGCTACAGCATTCGCGATTATCGCACGTCTGGCATTGACAGCGTCAATGGTCCGGTTGCGGAAGCTCGCGTGGAACTGTTCCCGTCAGAGCGACTCACCATCACCACAGGGGCACGACGCACGGTGGAGGATTCCACCTTCGGCAACCTGACCCCGCGACCGTTCTGGGACAATCGGATCACGCTGGGCGGCGACTATGAGCTGCTCAACAACCTGATCCTGTCCGCCGAAGGGCAATATGCCCTGCAGACGTATATCAACGAAGACCGCAAGAATTCGACCTATCGGCTCGCCACGCGCGCCCGTTACCTGATCTCCCGCCGCATGACGCTGGAGGGGGCGCTGAGCTACTCCAAGCGGGATGCACGCGGCGTTCAGGCCGGCAATGACGCCGGAGAGGGACGGCTCGAGGCGGGTCTCACCTACCACATGTAA
- a CDS encoding polysaccharide biosynthesis/export family protein — protein MLLRPAFLLAITFLFSACAEKGDGPVLSSGDRYVATASAVNDYRLGVGDKLKVTVYNEPNLTGEFWVNPDGTVSLPLIGNVPALNKPVAAIAADARTRFADGYLRDPKVAMEVVVFRPFYILGEVSTPGQYPYVTGLTAMNAVALAKGFTPRANRDVVRIRRQGETSEMNYRLTPELIVYPGDTIRIGERFF, from the coding sequence ATGCTCCTGCGCCCGGCGTTCCTGCTTGCGATTACCTTCCTGTTCTCTGCCTGCGCTGAGAAGGGCGACGGACCCGTTCTCTCCTCGGGAGACCGCTATGTAGCGACGGCGTCAGCCGTGAACGACTATCGCCTTGGTGTTGGCGACAAGCTGAAGGTGACGGTCTATAACGAGCCGAACCTGACGGGCGAGTTCTGGGTGAACCCGGACGGCACCGTCTCCTTACCGCTGATCGGCAATGTTCCCGCGCTGAACAAGCCGGTGGCGGCGATCGCGGCTGACGCCCGCACGCGATTCGCTGACGGCTATCTGCGTGATCCCAAGGTCGCGATGGAAGTTGTTGTCTTCCGCCCCTTCTACATTCTGGGCGAGGTCTCGACACCGGGACAATATCCTTACGTGACCGGCCTGACCGCCATGAACGCGGTGGCGCTGGCCAAAGGCTTCACACCGCGCGCCAACCGGGACGTGGTTCGAATCCGCCGGCAGGGCGAAACCTCAGAAATGAATTATCGCCTCACGCCGGAACTGATCGTCTATCCCGGCGACACGATCCGGATTGGTGAGCGGTTCTTCTAA
- a CDS encoding translocation/assembly module TamB domain-containing protein, translating into MAVLAATLWIIDTDIGHRWVAQRINSARPDNGLRFTVGRIDGSLYGAAVLRDVRVHDPEGLVFAAPRAELDWRPFAWLSDRLDIRSLRIPVAMLAKLPRTRPTGRASPILPDFDIIIGRLAVERLAVAPAVTGVMRNGRLTGRADIRDGRALVAIDAMVEGSDALRLMIDAAPDRNRFDMDIRARGAANGVLARVSGIRRALAVDVSGEGHWAAWQGRAIASAAGARVADLELGNRAGTYTLTGNLAPTSLTRGKLQRLTAPRVLVNGSATLANRRLDGTLSLRSRALVAQASGTADLAGNAWRNLRIQARLLRPAALFPNMTGRDVKLRAVLDGPFATAAFDYRITAPRFAFDNTGFEGARVAGKGRLSRSPVLLPARFTAQRVTGVGDVAGGILRNLSVDGILRVTATTVTGDDLRLRSDKLSGRISLVLDLRTGQYQVGLNGALGRYLIPGLGVVDVNSRLRVVPGPGGRGTRVIGTGTAQMVRLDNGFFRNLAGGLPRIVTGLERSPDGILHFRNLVLTGPSIRMTGNGYRRRDGTFVFTGAGQQSTYGPVTLQLDGRIERPKLDLVFQRPNQALGLRDVRLHLDPDPSGFAFTAAGRSRLGPFDGEGRILLPRGQDAQIAVRRLDVSGTHAAGVIGITDDGFDGRLAVAGGGIDGEVLLRPADSVQRIEANLGLRAARLAGEATIRQGRLQLVALLNPAGTSIDATFSGVGLRRGALSIARVAGNARLRDGIGQIRASAAGSRGRAFDIQSVIDVAPDSYSIVAQGTVDRRPLRLERPAVLTRDGEGWRLAPTTLTFAGGEGTISGRFTPSENAVDATLAKMPLAVLDIGYPGLGLGGSASGKLSYVSRTGAAPTGRIDMTVRGLTRSGLLASSDPIDMGLAGVLTADRAGLRVVAAAGGKTIGRGQALLRLGDGDLVTRLTRANLFAQLRYSGPADTLWRLSRVELFELSGPVAIAADVRGTLFDPVIRGSVKAVGARIESATTGTVLRNVEAEGRFAGSRLAIDRFAASAGREGKVAGAGWFDFAARGGIGLDLNVNADHAVMINRDDIAATVTGPLRFQSSGQGGTISGTVRLNRSRYRLGQATAASAVPKLAVREINQPDGTDDPDQRDTPWRLDIKARAADQLVVTGLGLTSEWSADVAISGTPDNPAINGRADLIRGDYEFAGREFDLARGVIRFAGEVPANPALDIEADADTTGLKASIRVTGVALKPEITFASTPALPQDELLSRLLFGTSITNLSAPEALQLAAAVAALQDGSGGLNPINVVRRAAGLDRLRILPADPQTGQGTSVAAGKYVSRRLYAEIVTDGQGYSATRVEFQVTRWLSLLSSISTLGRQSANIRVSRDY; encoded by the coding sequence ATGGCTGTGCTGGCGGCCACATTGTGGATCATCGACACCGATATCGGCCACCGCTGGGTCGCGCAGCGGATCAATTCGGCCCGACCGGATAACGGCCTCCGCTTCACCGTCGGGCGGATCGACGGTTCGCTCTACGGCGCGGCGGTGCTCCGCGACGTTCGGGTCCATGATCCCGAGGGCCTGGTGTTCGCGGCGCCCCGTGCAGAGCTGGACTGGCGGCCGTTCGCCTGGCTTTCCGATCGCCTCGACATCCGCTCCTTGCGCATTCCCGTGGCCATGCTGGCGAAACTTCCGCGCACCCGTCCGACGGGTCGTGCCTCGCCCATCCTGCCCGATTTCGACATCATCATAGGTCGGCTCGCGGTGGAGCGACTGGCGGTCGCACCGGCGGTCACGGGGGTCATGCGCAACGGACGGCTGACGGGTCGAGCGGACATTCGCGACGGCCGCGCCTTGGTTGCGATCGATGCAATGGTGGAGGGCAGCGACGCTCTTCGCCTGATGATCGACGCCGCGCCTGACCGTAATCGCTTCGACATGGATATACGGGCGCGCGGGGCGGCGAACGGCGTGCTGGCGCGGGTGAGCGGCATCCGCCGCGCCCTGGCTGTCGATGTGAGCGGCGAGGGGCATTGGGCGGCGTGGCAGGGTCGCGCCATCGCCTCAGCAGCTGGCGCGCGGGTCGCTGACCTCGAACTTGGCAATCGCGCAGGAACCTATACCCTCACCGGCAATCTGGCGCCAACGAGCCTCACCAGGGGCAAGCTGCAGCGATTGACCGCGCCGCGCGTGCTGGTGAATGGATCAGCGACCCTGGCCAACCGGCGGCTCGACGGAACGCTGTCGCTCCGGTCCAGAGCGCTCGTGGCCCAGGCGAGCGGTACGGCGGATCTCGCGGGCAATGCATGGCGCAATCTTCGCATTCAGGCGCGGCTGCTTCGCCCGGCCGCGTTGTTCCCCAACATGACCGGACGGGACGTGAAACTGCGCGCGGTGCTGGACGGCCCGTTTGCGACCGCCGCCTTCGATTACCGCATCACTGCCCCGCGCTTCGCCTTCGACAACACCGGCTTTGAAGGCGCGCGGGTGGCCGGCAAGGGACGCCTGTCGCGCTCGCCGGTGCTGCTGCCCGCGCGCTTCACGGCTCAGCGGGTGACGGGCGTAGGCGACGTGGCAGGGGGCATCCTGCGCAACCTTTCGGTAGACGGGATACTTCGCGTCACTGCCACCACCGTCACTGGCGACGACCTTCGCCTCCGTTCGGACAAGCTGTCGGGCCGCATCAGCCTGGTGCTCGATCTGCGCACCGGCCAGTATCAGGTAGGGCTGAACGGCGCATTGGGGCGGTATCTCATTCCGGGGCTCGGCGTCGTTGACGTAAATTCAAGGCTTCGCGTCGTACCGGGTCCCGGTGGCCGCGGCACCAGAGTGATCGGCACCGGCACGGCCCAGATGGTGCGGCTCGACAATGGCTTCTTCCGCAACCTGGCGGGCGGACTGCCGCGGATCGTGACCGGCCTTGAGCGTAGCCCTGACGGTATCCTGCACTTTCGAAATCTGGTGCTGACCGGCCCGTCGATTCGGATGACGGGCAACGGTTATCGCCGGCGGGACGGCACCTTCGTTTTCACGGGGGCGGGGCAGCAATCGACTTATGGTCCGGTGACGCTGCAACTGGATGGCAGGATCGAGCGGCCGAAGCTCGACCTGGTTTTTCAACGTCCCAACCAGGCGCTTGGCCTGAGAGACGTTCGCTTGCACCTCGATCCGGATCCGTCGGGCTTTGCCTTCACGGCCGCGGGGCGCTCGCGCCTCGGGCCATTCGACGGTGAGGGTAGAATACTTCTGCCACGGGGGCAGGATGCCCAGATCGCGGTGCGCCGCCTTGATGTCAGCGGAACGCACGCCGCTGGGGTGATCGGCATCACCGATGACGGCTTCGACGGGCGGCTTGCCGTTGCGGGCGGCGGCATTGACGGAGAGGTGCTGCTGCGCCCGGCTGACAGCGTGCAGCGGATCGAAGCCAACCTTGGCCTGCGCGCGGCACGACTCGCCGGTGAAGCGACGATCCGGCAAGGAAGGCTTCAGCTGGTGGCGTTGCTCAATCCCGCCGGCACCAGCATTGACGCGACGTTCAGCGGCGTCGGGCTGCGACGCGGCGCGCTCAGCATCGCGCGCGTCGCCGGCAATGCCAGGCTCCGCGACGGCATAGGCCAGATCCGCGCCTCGGCCGCCGGGTCGAGGGGGCGAGCCTTCGACATTCAAAGCGTGATCGATGTTGCGCCGGACAGCTACAGCATCGTTGCGCAGGGCACGGTTGATCGGCGGCCACTGCGGCTGGAGCGTCCGGCGGTGCTGACGCGCGACGGCGAAGGCTGGCGCCTTGCCCCTACAACCCTGACCTTTGCAGGCGGTGAAGGCACCATCTCCGGACGGTTCACGCCATCGGAAAACGCGGTGGACGCCACACTGGCCAAGATGCCGCTCGCCGTGCTCGACATCGGCTATCCCGGGCTTGGCCTCGGCGGCAGCGCCTCGGGCAAGCTGAGCTATGTCAGCCGGACCGGCGCTGCGCCGACCGGGCGAATCGACATGACGGTGCGTGGCCTGACACGCTCGGGGCTGCTGGCGTCCTCCGATCCCATCGACATGGGGCTGGCGGGCGTTCTGACCGCAGATCGCGCCGGTCTGCGCGTCGTTGCCGCCGCCGGAGGAAAGACCATCGGTCGCGGGCAGGCGTTGTTGCGGCTGGGTGACGGCGACCTTGTGACCCGGCTCACCCGCGCGAACTTGTTTGCCCAATTGCGATATAGCGGCCCGGCAGACACGCTCTGGCGGTTGAGCCGGGTGGAGCTGTTCGAACTGTCTGGCCCTGTGGCAATCGCCGCGGACGTACGCGGAACATTGTTCGATCCGGTTATCCGCGGGTCGGTGAAGGCAGTCGGCGCCCGGATCGAAAGCGCGACAACCGGAACGGTGCTGCGCAACGTGGAGGCGGAGGGGCGCTTTGCCGGATCCCGCCTCGCGATCGACCGGTTCGCCGCTTCGGCGGGGCGCGAGGGCAAGGTTGCCGGCGCCGGCTGGTTCGACTTCGCTGCGCGCGGCGGCATTGGGTTGGATCTCAACGTCAATGCCGATCACGCCGTCATGATCAATCGCGATGACATAGCGGCGACCGTCACTGGCCCCTTGCGTTTTCAGTCCAGCGGGCAGGGCGGCACCATCTCGGGCACCGTGCGGCTGAACCGCAGCCGTTACCGCCTGGGGCAGGCAACGGCGGCCAGCGCGGTTCCAAAGCTCGCCGTGCGTGAAATCAACCAACCGGACGGCACGGACGATCCCGACCAGCGGGACACGCCGTGGCGGCTGGATATCAAGGCGCGCGCTGCCGACCAGCTTGTCGTCACCGGCCTTGGCCTGACCAGCGAATGGTCGGCCGATGTCGCCATTAGCGGCACGCCTGACAATCCGGCGATCAACGGCCGCGCGGATCTGATTCGGGGCGATTACGAATTTGCCGGGCGCGAATTCGACCTTGCGCGCGGTGTCATCCGGTTCGCAGGCGAGGTGCCGGCCAATCCCGCGCTGGATATCGAGGCAGATGCCGACACCACCGGTCTCAAGGCGTCGATCCGGGTAACGGGCGTGGCACTGAAACCGGAAATCACCTTTGCCAGCACGCCCGCCTTGCCGCAGGACGAGCTGCTGTCACGATTGTTGTTCGGCACGTCGATCACCAACCTGTCGGCGCCAGAGGCGTTGCAGCTCGCCGCCGCGGTGGCGGCGTTGCAGGACGGCTCCGGCGGATTGAACCCGATCAATGTGGTGCGGCGCGCCGCCGGTCTTGATCGATTGCGGATCCTGCCGGCTGACCCGCAAACCGGGCAGGGCACGTCGGTGGCGGCAGGCAAATATGTTTCGCGACGCCTGTATGCAGAGATCGTCACGGACGGGCAGGGCTATTCCGCCACCCGCGTCGAATTTCAGGTGACGAGATGGCTGTCCCTCCTGTCCAGCATTTCCACGCTTGGACGGCAGAGCGCCAACATTCGCGTGTCGCGCGACTATTGA
- a CDS encoding autotransporter assembly complex family protein, whose protein sequence is MYGRGGPIGAAGLIAFLAAQPVAAQQSVVPAPEPALDPTAPLADMPDIGVAWPELGTEAPEIGQGPAPTIGETRYAWRIEGLDAAGTPLLRERFAALSVLDQNDEEPANAAQIDRRAREDAALLVTLLRAEGYYDAEVEPRLETVEGRPTVVLGATPGAIYRLTDVTIAGVEAAGDKAAALRDAFGVKAQDPVNADRIAAGEAKLRLEVGEQGFPFATIGEPMVTIDREAQTATLDVNVAPGTSRVFGQIRTNAGNRVFGAEHVQEIARFSPGQPFYEPALADLRRALVQTGLVSVAEVKPVPGATPETVDIDVRLEPAPPRTIAGEIGYGTGEGARVEASWTHRNLFPPEGALTIRTVLGTQEQLGAVTFRRNNFQGRDRVLTGQIAAAHTNRDAYEANTFSVSGSLERQTNIFFQKTWTWSLGAELVATDERDVIVSTGEPRRRTFFIAAAPTSLTYDGSDDLLNPSRGFRLGGRFSPELSLQGAAFGYARMQMDASAYTPLRDGVVLAGRVRLGTILGAPRDAIAPSRRFYAGGGASVRGYGYQSIGPRDPNNDPIGGRSLAEFAIEGRIKAFGNFGVVPFFDAGNIYTAGFPDFSGLRYGAGVGVRYYSNFGPIRVDVGTPLNPQAGDSRVAVYVSLGQAF, encoded by the coding sequence ATGTACGGGCGGGGCGGGCCGATCGGCGCTGCAGGTCTGATCGCGTTCCTCGCCGCGCAGCCCGTTGCGGCGCAACAGAGCGTCGTGCCCGCGCCGGAGCCGGCGCTGGACCCGACGGCGCCGCTCGCCGACATGCCGGATATCGGCGTCGCTTGGCCGGAATTGGGCACCGAAGCGCCGGAGATAGGGCAGGGGCCCGCACCGACCATCGGCGAGACGCGCTACGCTTGGCGCATCGAGGGGCTGGACGCCGCCGGCACGCCGCTGCTGCGCGAGCGGTTCGCGGCCTTGTCGGTGCTCGATCAGAATGACGAGGAGCCCGCCAACGCGGCGCAGATCGACCGGCGCGCGCGCGAAGATGCGGCGTTGCTGGTCACGCTGCTGCGCGCGGAAGGCTATTATGACGCGGAGGTCGAGCCCCGTCTGGAAACGGTGGAAGGGCGGCCGACCGTGGTTCTCGGCGCCACGCCCGGCGCGATTTACCGCCTGACGGACGTGACGATCGCGGGGGTCGAGGCCGCTGGCGACAAGGCGGCCGCACTGCGCGATGCTTTCGGCGTGAAGGCGCAGGATCCGGTGAACGCGGACCGGATCGCTGCCGGCGAGGCGAAGCTGCGGCTCGAGGTGGGAGAGCAGGGTTTTCCCTTCGCAACGATCGGCGAACCGATGGTGACGATTGATCGGGAAGCGCAAACGGCGACGCTCGACGTAAATGTCGCACCCGGAACATCGCGCGTGTTTGGGCAGATCCGCACGAACGCCGGCAACCGCGTCTTCGGGGCCGAACACGTGCAGGAGATCGCTCGATTTTCGCCGGGACAGCCCTTTTATGAGCCGGCGTTGGCCGATCTCCGCCGCGCGCTGGTGCAAACCGGGCTGGTGTCCGTCGCCGAGGTAAAGCCGGTGCCCGGTGCCACGCCCGAGACGGTGGATATTGATGTCCGACTGGAGCCGGCGCCCCCCCGCACCATCGCCGGCGAGATAGGCTATGGTACCGGCGAAGGCGCGCGCGTCGAGGCGAGCTGGACCCATCGCAACTTGTTTCCCCCGGAAGGTGCACTGACGATCCGCACGGTGCTGGGCACACAGGAGCAACTGGGCGCCGTCACCTTCCGCCGCAACAACTTTCAGGGCCGGGATCGGGTGCTCACCGGGCAGATCGCTGCCGCACACACCAACCGCGATGCCTATGAGGCGAATACCTTTTCCGTCTCCGGCAGCCTTGAACGTCAGACGAACATCTTTTTCCAAAAGACCTGGACTTGGTCGCTCGGTGCAGAGCTTGTCGCGACCGACGAGCGGGACGTCATCGTCTCCACCGGCGAACCGCGGCGGCGAACTTTCTTCATCGCGGCCGCGCCCACCAGCCTGACGTATGACGGCTCGGACGATCTGCTGAACCCGTCGCGCGGGTTCCGGCTGGGTGGACGCTTCAGCCCGGAACTGTCGCTGCAGGGCGCGGCGTTCGGCTATGCCCGCATGCAGATGGACGCCAGCGCCTATACGCCGCTGCGCGACGGAGTGGTGCTCGCCGGGCGCGTCCGACTGGGAACCATATTGGGTGCGCCGCGCGACGCTATTGCGCCGTCGCGACGCTTCTACGCGGGCGGCGGCGCGTCAGTGCGCGGCTATGGCTATCAATCGATCGGGCCACGCGATCCGAACAATGATCCGATCGGCGGACGCAGCCTGGCCGAGTTTGCGATCGAGGGCCGGATCAAGGCATTCGGCAATTTCGGCGTGGTGCCGTTCTTCGACGCCGGCAATATCTACACCGCTGGTTTTCCCGACTTTTCCGGCCTGCGCTACGGCGCCGGGGTGGGCGTGCGCTATTACAGCAACTTCGGCCCGATCCGCGTGGACGTGGGCACGCCGCTGAACCCTCAGGCGGGCGATTCCCGGGTTGCCGTCTATGTCTCGCTGGGCCAGGCCTTCTGA
- a CDS encoding S24 family peptidase, whose protein sequence is MAETVGQTLERLATAQGVSLSELSRLIGRNMAYLQQFVRRGTPRRLAEQDRQTLARFLGVDETLLGAAPREAVVAVPYLSVAASAGRGLSVGHERAIRRESFTAHMLREAGVAASHASLIDVSGDSMQPTILAGDRLLVDRADTRLVGSGIFVVRRDDELLVKRIQRAGADLLLISDNADYAPIRCHADAAVVIGRVKLLLRQP, encoded by the coding sequence ATGGCAGAAACGGTGGGTCAGACGCTGGAGCGATTGGCAACGGCGCAGGGCGTCAGCCTGTCGGAGCTTTCGCGCCTGATCGGTCGGAACATGGCCTATCTGCAGCAGTTCGTGCGACGCGGGACGCCTCGGCGGCTGGCTGAGCAGGACCGCCAGACCCTGGCGCGGTTCCTTGGCGTGGATGAAACCCTGCTTGGCGCCGCCCCGCGTGAAGCAGTCGTCGCCGTACCCTATCTGTCGGTAGCCGCGTCAGCCGGTCGCGGGCTGTCGGTGGGACATGAGCGTGCGATCCGGCGCGAGAGCTTTACGGCGCACATGTTGCGGGAGGCCGGGGTCGCGGCCTCGCATGCATCGTTGATCGACGTGTCCGGTGATTCGATGCAGCCGACGATCCTCGCGGGCGACCGACTGCTGGTGGACCGGGCCGACACCCGGCTGGTCGGCAGCGGGATCTTCGTTGTTCGCCGCGATGATGAGTTGCTGGTGAAACGGATCCAGCGCGCGGGCGCTGACCTCCTGTTGATCAGCGACAATGCGGATTACGCCCCGATCCGCTGCCACGCCGATGCGGCGGTGGTGATCGGCCGGGTTAAGCTGTTGCTGCGCCAGCCCTGA